TGTTAACATTTGTAATCATGTTTATTatctaaatttatcaaaagtagaaaacaaaaaatcagaGTTTCAATAAGTGATATATTTTGCTAGTTGGTCGTCAATCATCATTGTTTTATGTTTAATATCTAAAAAGATAACACAgtttatttaagatttaaaaaaaattgattttatattttaattttataagaaagtttatttaaaaaatatattttagatttattttttattaattaaaaaagtaattgacataataatttaatatttattactaaaaaatttaacactataaaaattatatattttaaataaaaacaatcaaaaacaatttttgtaaaaagctttgcaaaatattttttttttattttttttaaatctcattTTCCAAgtagcaaataaataaaatacttacaataatattttaaataaatatttaaaatcaatttttatttaaaacttatttttgtttaagttaaaaaaaatactataaaaatattttcttttaaattttaaacatacGGCCGAAATAGACATATTTTCAAGTTTAAGGCAAAagcttaaataaaaatgttcatAGTTTTGTTTTGTATACCAAAATTGTCCATTAACTGTCAAGAAAATAGACAATATCAATACATAAATGTTATAACTATAACTAAGATATAGGAagagaaaattaaataagacttctattttcttttataactaTAACGATTTATCCCAAAATCACATGGGTTTTCTAAAGTCCTCGGATACCAAGTCATGAATCCTGATATTTCCCTTAATCTAATCCTTTAGAAAGACTAATCAAGCCTCCCTAAGAAACATAgactaattataattaaacctAGCATAAATTTTGTACGTTTCTAAAAATCCACATCTATATATGAAAAGTATACTCCTgaacaggaaaaaaaaaaaaaaaatcatacataaGTATAGCTCTGAAgggtaaaataattattcttttttgaaaagtaTACTTCCAAAATGCGCATGTGAGAGGTGGAAAAATAAGATCACCTATATAAATAGGTGAACAATTTTGTACGATACTGGCGGATTTGCGATGATCAACTAGTTTTTGGCATCATTGCTTAGAACTGGGAttgataaacaaaataatatttttcttacaattattattaatcgAAAAACAAATATAAGCTGATAGTAAAACAAGCCAAACAATATCCAAGTGCATCGTGATACTGTTAATACATTGGTCAACACATTGAAcaaacttttaattaattaggCTGCATTTCATTGTTCTAAAGTAGCATTTGCATTTTGCAGTACAAACAACATAAGAAATGTTTTCCCCAATTCATTCTCAACTAGAGGGGCCTTAATGAAAGACGAAATTTTTTCTTACAAAGGCGGTTAGGCCTAGACACTTGAAGTAAAAATGGCTCTCCCTCACATACCATATGGTTAATTATTAACCCATGGCATATTTCTGGGTCCAGCTTCTTGCAGTTGACTCATACTTGTTCCTGTCTGTCTTGTACATGTGGGCAATTTCTGGAACCAAAGGATCATCAGGATTTGGGTCCGTCAACAGGGAACAAATCGAGAGCAACACCTAGATATCAGAGAAATCATCataagtaaaaatgaaaatgatgattAGATATAACTCCATAACCAGATCAGGATACAGGTACAGTTGTTGCTATGAAAACTAAACGAAATGAAATATGTAGTCTCTACTGAACCATATTAAACCAAACTTCTAGCATAACAGCCATGCCAGATTATTTGCATACATATAATAACATGGGGACAATTTCCTTCACGAATCCCACAATTCCGGTATTTGACATCAGGATTCCGGACTAAGGAACATCCTATAAAATTGTTGTATCACGGACTAGTACATTGTGATGAATCCCTTGTTCAGTAAACTCTATTGTCATCAAGTGTATGGAACAATCACATTTTAGTTCAGAGATGGATCGCACTGGAAGAATAGGAAACATATTTTTCACTATCTAACAAATCAATAGACAAACCTTGGAAATGGTCAGAGCAGGGCTCCACTGCTCCTTTAATATATCAAGGCAAATGCTTCCATTGCTATTGATGTTTGGGTGAAATACCTTTGTCCTGAATGCAACCTGAAAGATCCATCACCCCGCATAAGCATGTCAACAGATCAGATGTACTTATAGGGTGCTCAAAGCTGTATGCTACATAGATAAGTTTATACATACAGAAGGAATACAGTCCTAATTAAAACCTCAACAGAACCACACACTTAATGACATCCAttctttcaagaaaaaaaaaatgggcaTGCATAAGATCCTGATCACTGTCGacaaaataatgattaaatGATAAAGAAGCAATCTAAGAAAATAAGGGAAGATGCAACTGCAGCattcttaaaattaaactaGCATAGGTATGACGAAAGCTAAGATTGACAATACAGAAACACACATGAGGTTGACATACAAACCTTGGGTGGCTTAAAGGGATAATCTGGAGGGAAATGAATAGTGACTAGGAAAACACCTCCAGTATAAGGACTGTCTGGAGGACCCATAATTGTCGCTTGCCAATGAAACATATCTTCAGCAACAGGACCTGTAAAGTTTTGAAACAAAGACAAAACAAGATATCAGCACAATTTTTGTTCTGAGTGCCAGCCCAAATAGTGTACCTAAAATGACAGTGAGCTACATAATGTCACATTACCCATCATGTCAATTGGTATACAAACAGTAAGGCCTGTTCAATGTAATCAGATGCATTGGCCTAATCTATAACCATATTAAAACCTGTTAATAAAATCCATAATTCCTTATAATTTATTACCAAATAATCATCTGCCTCACATGTCAATCGCAATTATCCAGTTTTCTAAATCAAGATATTTGTGTCCTGAATTTTCTATCCACAAATCCAAAGCATCTTAGCCCTCGTCTTTCACTCACACATCTCAATTGCAAATTTGATATCATACTGACAAATGATAAACCCTAACATCTCAAGCGGCCCCCACCCGCTGTTTCATGCTTTGTAGTAGTTAGAATTTATATTGCTCAGAATATTAGGGAGTGTGATAGAAAGCAAGGAATATTGGAGAGTTGGAGAGAATCTGCTTAAGACTAGAATTGTATTATTGCATGCTTATAAATGAAATGTTCTGAAGTAACTCATCCATAAAGTAGTTTCATCCTCCTTGGCCAATAACACAAAAACACACCACATATTAGCCACAATTAATGTAATGCATAAATCCAAAAGAGGAAATAAGAGTAAGAATATTCAGtactaaaaaatatcaattatcaaataattcATAGATTCAGGTAAGGTAAACATTAATCACTTCCAACTAAAGCAACTCCAACTTCAATTTCTGCATAATCTGGTCAAGAAAAACACAGAAGCACCAACAATAGCACTAATGCActatcaaataacaaaaaaatgaatataactTAATACATGCACGCGAGGTTTTAGAATATGCACTCTACCTACCTAAAGTCACATGAAATGAAAAAATGACCAAAACTATACAATCTCTCAAAATGTTTAATATCGATAAAGATTATCCAAAAATCCACATAAACCCTAAACTATGAAAACAATACATGCCCAACCAATCCATTCTTCAGTAACATCACAAAACCAAAAAAGCATTGTCCAAATCAACAAACAACAATAAGACCAATCTCAAATAACATCCATACAACCAATTGAAACAAAACTTAAACAAAAACTGAAGACATAAATTCTCAACATTCATTTGCAATATGTAACTGATCAATAGTAGCCAAGATCTCCCCCAAAGAGTAGCTCAGTAGTCTAAATTGAGACACCAAAGGAGTATTATGTAGAAGATCCACAGCTCGATCCCTTCTAGTAACAAACCCCCTCCCCTTGAtaatttaaaggtttaaatatggTTTTAGTCTTTGCAATTGTAgggttttatagttttactccagtcagtttttttgttttgaattcaAAAACTGCAAATTCAAAAACCattgtttattaatttattgggCCACATGGCGTGATGATATTGGGTCGTGGCAATAGGGACTAAAAGCAACTGGGACGGAATCCAATCAAAAAACTTACCGGACTGAATCCGATCAAAAAAAACTTCCTGGAACTAAAACAAATAACGCTACAATTGCAGGATAAAACCATATTTAAACCTAATTAAAGCTAAGAATTtgccaataaaaaaaaaacggaCAAAATATAAAGGCATCCGAACCAAACTTAAAATCGAAACAATTAGAAACGAACAAGCacctaatattttattttattcgattaaaaaaatcaaaacatcaagcaaatgtgaaaaataaaaaataaacaagatgaaatttaaaaaaaaataaaaaattataccaGCGCTGCATGAAGTTGGAGGATCCTTCTGCAAATCCTTGAGTTCTTTCAAGATCCGCTTCGAAGCCATCGCGTAAACCTAACAAAAACAGATCGAAATTCATAATCGGCTAAGATCAAACCGCGAAAGACGAATAGATCGAAAAAAAGTGGTTAACAAACGATACCAGATGGTTTGTTACCTAGGGAAAACGCAAGAGAGATCCTCCGTTGGATTTGCAAAGAATAAATCGGTGAATAAAGGGGAAAGGGGTGTGTGAGAATTGTTGAAGGGAATGGGTTTGTTGTTGTTCTATATAAATGGTTTGGGTGCGGCTTTGGATTTATGCGCTTCGCCTTTCGGTGATTGGGTTtgggttattattattattgtagatAATTATCgcttatcattttattttttatttatttaaaaagaatggCTTGTTATTGAAGGAATCTTGCAAAGTTACACGAGGAAAGGGCCGAAAAAAGGGACTATAAATGTGGGCGGTgttcttttttggttttttactatattattttgttcttttttacttttactGAAATGTACTATTTTGCTCTTTCTATAGATATAAATGGGATATTTTTTCAACATcctacttttaaaaaattctaaatattgTCTAAAATATCGAAATATCGTACTTTTTAACATTAAAATACAAACTTCGCTCTTTTTCACCGACTACACAATCGCATTctcaataactatttttttattaaatttttgttttttgatagAGTAAAAAGTAGATGGTAGTAAATATagcaaaattaaaacaaaaatattgtgAGAGGAGATTGGATCCCTAGATGTCACCTcctattaatataaaaaaattaagtttaattatGGTTTTGAAGTTTCTATTTTCATCAATTCACGGATTtagtctatttattttaaaagttgacagttttgatcattttggtagttttttgaactaaaaaatacaacttgacgtattttaaataatgtaacatACAGTTTTATGACATAGAATcatctaaatatattatttattcatatgtcattaatcaactttaaaaaaaattgtgaagttgaaagttaagtttttagagAGTTTTATTGTCATTTGAtggatattaattattttacatcatcgtatcatatgACATGTTATTTAAAGTATGTCATGTCgcaatatttaaaagaaaaaaaatcaaaataagggtTGAAactgtcaaattttaaaatagaatgaccaatttcgtgaattgataaaaataaaggagACTAAGTTTGTAATTAACTAAAAAAGTTACTTATTGAAAATCACAATTAGGATAGAAATAAGTTAGGCaaagttatattttataaaatttgagtcTGACctaatttaaaaatgttatgtCTTAATTTGATCTATTACTTATCACAAACTCAATTTTAAGTttgtaaataaacaattaatttaatatgtaaacaaatttaaatttcatttttatatttgtaatggTGTGGGTCTTAAATACCTactcaaatataatttagctCATCCATGTATCCATGTGAGAAGTCCAATACAATTTAAACAAACATGACAAATATCAAGGTTCTTACATATCCAAGGTGGCAACCTCCACACTAAGGGATAGTGCAATTTGAAAACTATCCTTAACACACAAAGGTAGAAATTGGTCAGACCGAGTTAGTCTTAAGTCTAACTTACATTGGAAACGTTAAGTCTGAATTTGACATATTATCTCTCAAAGCTAATTGTTAAGGTCTTATCTAATATTTTTCAAAGCTTGACAAGGTTTAAAAGTCTACTTCACTATTATTTTATGAAAGTGTACATTACTTATTGCATAGATTGGTTGATAGAA
The genomic region above belongs to Cicer arietinum cultivar CDC Frontier isolate Library 1 chromosome 4, Cicar.CDCFrontier_v2.0, whole genome shotgun sequence and contains:
- the LOC101503200 gene encoding SUMO-conjugating enzyme UBC9-like, coding for MASKRILKELKDLQKDPPTSCSAGPVAEDMFHWQATIMGPPDSPYTGGVFLVTIHFPPDYPFKPPKVAFRTKVFHPNINSNGSICLDILKEQWSPALTISKVLLSICSLLTDPNPDDPLVPEIAHMYKTDRNKYESTARSWTQKYAMG